One Lutzomyia longipalpis isolate SR_M1_2022 chromosome 4, ASM2433408v1 DNA segment encodes these proteins:
- the LOC129794732 gene encoding hyaluronidase A-like, producing MNWFFHLFCAVFGIFCEENSFTIYWNVPTHQCEKLNVSFISLLKDLNIVHNKDGNFSGESFTILYSPGLWPSMEHKNITNGGMPQCGNMTLHLKKLKEDVEKKLQVNYSGLAVIDMESWRPVFRQNTGWMIKYRELTFKQFNKTLADEFQKNQTNTTLRNYLITESAKIFEPPARYFLMNSTDLVRKLRNETKWGYYGFPYCFNMGVAANARNESCPDIVKEENNRTDWLFKSYDYWFPSVYITKINFTCEQRGQLVRGRVTEYERLRKEFNPKAKIYPYVWFLYNLSNEYLSKEDLEMSLKILKMGKMDGAVIWGSSKNLTKECECKDLYDYVNGTMRTVLKRLENPENNIEWNGSCLETSDEAKYLKNCTDKIMKIQELPERF from the exons ATGAACTGGTTTTTCCATTTGTTTTGTGCagtttttgggattttttgtgaagaaaattcttttacaatttattggaATGTTCCAACGCatcaatgtgaaaaattgaatgtttcttttattagtcttttaaaagatttaaatatcGTTCATAATAAAGATGGAAATTTTTCCGGAGAGAGTTTTACAATCCTCTACAGTCCTGGTTTATGGCCATCAATGGAGCATAAGAATATaa CAAATGGCGGAATGCCTCAGTGTGGAAATATGACGCTACATCTTAAAAAACTGAAGGAAGACGTTGAGAAAAAACTACAAGTTAACTATTCCGGTTTAGCTGTGATTGACATGGAATCCTGGAGGCCGGTCTTTCGTCAAAATACCGGATGGATGATTAAATATCGCGAACTGacttttaaacaatttaataaaactttagcagatgaatttcaaaagaatcaaACAAACACCACATTGAGGAATTATCTGATCACTGAAAGTGCTAAAATATTTGAACCACCTGCAAGATATTTTCTCATGAATAGCACCGATTTAGTGAGGAAATTAAGGAATGAGACTAAGTGGGGATACTACGGCTTTCCTTATTGCTTCAATATGGGCGTGGCAGCCAATGCAAGGAATGAAAGTTGTCCAGATATTGTAAAAGAAGAGAATAATAG aACTGACTGGCTATTCAAGTCGTACGATTACTGGTTCCCCTCTGTTTACATtacaaagataaattttacttgCGAACAGCGAGGGCAGCTTGTTCGAGGACGCGTCACTGAATACGAAAGGCTCCGGAAGGAATTTAACCCAAAAGCTAAAATTTATCCGTACGTTTGGTTTCTCTACAATCTCAGTAATGAATATCTGAGCAAGGAAGATTTGGAAATGTCTctgaaaatcctcaaaatggggaaaatggatGGAGCTGTAATTTGGGGATCAAGTAAGAATCTCACAAAGGAATGTGAGTGCAAAGATCTTTATGATTATGTCAATGGAACCATGAGAACAGTCCTTAAACGACTTGAAAATCCGGAAAACAATATAGAATGGAATGGTTCCTGTCTGGAAACTTCTGATGAAgcaaagtatttaaaaaattgtacggacaaaataatgaaaattcaggaacttccggaaagattttga
- the LOC129794698 gene encoding tudor domain-containing protein 3-like, whose amino-acid sequence MMEKLKEKGWNLTEVGVSKLTEDGKNCDLNFLIKQALNTDLRDIGHNILPAELKGSKYEVPVNGLIVQVVKVRNTSAPRANEESKVAPRLLRIHLTDGQGIISGIEYDSLPQLSLNTVPGTKVLLKNGPIPIAMGNLLLRAKNIEVLGGYVEALAEKWEISRTLSKFAKGGARGSSAAPPWIPFGQKIDTKSLDVNIKSLTNDPEKETAKENVEFNTQRSEAIAEASKAATGKKIFGGGHKMMDHNVQKIVDKGYTEEEAQFALKISRNDLGRAMRHLKRQSGAERPREDRHEGREERPRRGGRHGRNGAEGEEGSARPSGKISLFDFLETKLPADATEVRLDNHPPPTTYNRPEASSYRGGDNRWSNAHQERGGRRPGGGDFRKSRGGPSDARTFNDRRRTAPKFNAVCNQMENLKLSGDGGNRQEVNKTFPQIPNGFDPNKIMGFQNKETNEFARNVLKQQHKPQPEPQPTITTWQWRIGDRCLAKYWEDGKYYNAQVTGITEKTCVVMFLEYGNYEEVLKDDCLPLTMDGDQRGGFEGPHQQQQQQHQRFNATGGRGGPNYRTERQFYAPPRK is encoded by the exons atgatggaaaaactTAAGGAAAAAGGCTG GAATCTCACTGAAGTTGGCGTGAGCAAGTTGACGGAAGATGGGAAGAATTGTGAcctgaattttctcataaaacaaGCTCTAAAT ACAGATTTGCGGGATATTGGGCACAATATCCTCCCGGCAGAGCTGAAGGGATCAAAGTATGAAGTTCCCGTGAATGGGTTAATTGTTCAGGTGGTCAAAGTGAGGAATACGTCAGCTCCACGGGCGAATGAGGAATCAAAAGTAGCCCCAAGACTCCTCCGGATTCACCTAACAGACGGTCAGGGAATCATTTCGGGCATTGAATACGATTCCTTGCCACAGTTGAGCCTCAACACGGTCCCTGGGACGAAGGTTTTGCTGAAGAATGGCCCAATTCCCATTGCAATGGGAAATCTCTTGCTTCGTGCGAAGAATATAGAAGTTCTCGGTGGCTATGTGGAAGCTCTTGCGGAGAAATGGGAGATTTCACGGACACTGTCGAAATTCGCCAAAGGTGGCGCCAGGGGGAGCTCAGCTGCACCACCGTGGATACCCTTTGGGCAGAAGATTGACACAAAATCCCTGGATGTGAATATAAAATCCCTAACAAATGATCCGGAGAAGGAAACAGCCAAGGAGAACGTTGAGTTCAACACGCAACGCAGTGAGGCTATTGCTGAGGCCTCAAAGGCAGCCACGGGGAAGAAAATCTTCGGTGGTGGGCACAAGATGATGGATCACAATGTGCAGAAGATCGTGGATAAAGGTTACACGGAGGAGGAGGCACAGTTTGCCCTTAAAATCTCCCGGAATGACCTTGGGCGTGCCATGAGGCACCTTAAGCGTCAGAGTGGAGCTGAAAGGCCACGCGAAGACCGTCATGAAGGTCGCGAAGAGCGTCCGAGGCGCGGTGGACGCCACGGAAGGAATGGAGCGGAGGGTGAGGAGGGGAGTGCTCGACCAtctgggaaaatttctctctttgaCTTCTTAGAGACGAAACTTCCCGCAGATGCGACTGAG gTAAGATTGGACAATCATCCACCCCCAACAACATACAACCGTCCGGAAGCTTCGAGCTATCGTGGGGGGGACAATCGCTGGAGTAATGCGCATCAGGAACGTGGCGGAAGGCGTCCAGGTGGTGGAGACTTCCGGAAGTCACGTGGAGGACCATCAGACGCGAGAACATTCAACGATAGACGACGAACAGCGCCGAAATTCAATGCGGTGTGCAACCAAATGGAGAATCTCAAACTATCCGGCGACGGAGGGAATCGCCAAGAGGTCAACAAAACCTTCCCGCAGATCCCCAATGGGTTTGATCCGAACAAAATAATGGGATTTCAGAATAAGGAGACCAATGAATTCGCCCGGAATGTCCTTAAGCAGCAACATAAACCTCAACCGGAGCCACAGCCAACCATCACAACGTGGCAATGGCGGATTGGAGATCGTTGTCTTGCCAAGTACTGGGAAGATGGAAAA TACTATAATGCTCAAGTGACGGGAATCACAGAGAAGACGTGCGTGGTGATGTTCCTGGAGTATGGGAACTACGAGGAAGTACTCAAGGATGATTGTCTCCCACTAACAATGGATGGAGATCAACGGGGAGGCTTTGAGGGGCCGcaccagcagcagcagcagcaacatcaACGTTTCAATGCAACCGGTGGAAGAGGAGGTCCAAATTATAGGACTGAGAGGCAGTTCTATGCCCCACCGAGGAAGTGA
- the LOC129794743 gene encoding gastrula zinc finger protein XlCGF17.1-like: MEEIEIKTEQEEVFLDYSIVKEEYDIQEQEAGQGALVKEEEDLEDPLRISQEDCVQEAPQAQSPEDQEAPQEKHPENTVQFVIEEIRERKYKCLICGKGFYTCGQRWQHKSVHMTERIFECATCGKSFVDKNKIRTHMQTHRKKSHRGENCHLCGKLLKNRGSVIAHLRKRCPKTIREKSHKCPTCGKGFYTATELKGHEEIHTKDRHFPCQQCPKEFSSRSGLAQHIRCVHVEQKTTLCNICGKFMKQRLLKKHVKLVHSHEEFPCSSCESTFKAPEYLKIHIKKHHSVRDEGAGKRIKGKVKKSLEGVEPEMAKIQSSGEAEQELNKEKQED, translated from the exons ATGGAAGAGATTGAGATTAAGACTGAACAGGAAGAAGTTTTCCTGGATTATTCAATTGTCAAAGAAGAATACGATATTCAGGAACAGGAAGCTGGGCAAGGTGCTCTTGTCAAGGAAGAAGA GGATCTTGAAGATCCTCTTCGTATATCCCAAGAAGATTGTGTTCAGGAAGCACCTCAGGCACAGTCTCCAGAAGATCAGGAAGCACCCCAAGAGAAACATCCAGAGAACACAGTTCAATTtgtaattgaagaaattcgCGAGAGGAAGTACAAATGTCTCATCTGCGGTAAAGGATTCTACACATGCGGCCAACGGTGGCAACATAAGTCCGTTCACATGACAGAAAGGATCTTCGAATGCGCCACATGCGGGAAGTCCTTTGTGGACAAGAATAAAATCCGGACGCACATGCAGACGCACCGGAAGAAGAGCCATCGTGGGGAAAATTGTCATTTGTGCGGGAAATTGCTGAAGAATCGTGGATCTGTCATTGCCCACCTTCGGAAGCGTTGCCCCAAAACCATCCGGGAGAAGAGCCACAAATGCCCAACATGCGGAAAGGGCTTCTACACGGCAACAGAGCTCAAGGGGCACGAGGAGATTCACACAAAAGACCGACACTTTCCATGCCAACAGTGTCCGAAGGAGTTTTCAAGCCGATCAGGACTTGCTCAGCACATCCGATGCGTTCATGTGGAGCAAAAGACAACCCTGTGCAACATTTGTGGGAAGTTCATGAAGCAAAGACTCCTCAAGAAGCACGTGAAGCTCGTCCATTCGCACGAGGAGTTTCCCTGTAGTAGCTGTGAGAGCACCTTCAAAGCTCCTGAGTATCTCAAGATTCATATTAAGAAGCATCACTCAGTGAGGGATGAAGGTGCTGGGAAACGAATCAAGGGAAAAGTCAAGAAAAGCCTGGAAGGTGTTGAGCCTGAGATGGCTAAAATCCAATCGTCAGGAGAAGCGGAGCAAGAGCTGAATAAAGAAAAGCAGGAAGACTGA
- the LOC129794694 gene encoding uncharacterized protein LOC129794694 encodes MSKKKMRRRSRMKTLKILHPITQGQIVAFILLYLCSCFLAEPGYLDFDNLPETNFTCAGKVIGGYYADLETSCQMFHVCTIGQLDEPMDIKFLCLNGTVFDQETRVCERVDEVDCSKSERFYYLNLELYGNTMVPVPEESADAAVTTSSSSTTTSTTSTTTSAPPVTTTTTTTTQSPVTSTTRRPLSTSKPSHAPYKPAYTYNNTKGPAPSGFSTTPGAQVHYLSSTAAPTLPAATADEGEEAEDDYEYDDDYFVTDRGPTGFDPGPTNPPSGPSQVNAFSPQHFIFQQKEEKAKGGGQGKPAISFQQQQFENGGSLHNSHITVTTHTATPEKSHKQPVAQQQFQQKGATAYGKNRAVTYTPPPSITTSRPQYNLYGLNTAPSSAQLPKRIPLLPTAQHSQNNPPTGHAGYQQHPATPFRLRAQGFQLPVAQPRPFEGYRRHMPQIPLHLPPFEQRRDHKEILGFEDAADALIAPAERKELKRSDPRGGSSSSSQNATVSVTTSSTSKQRKVPPTASVRQKGPSGPETASSSSISSNLKKTHSQAYDRVLLTPQDRYISSLPKVVISASASVSDGSGKKLNYSIGSNVKIPPPSYDDYREGDVILDPFFLDVPKIKPRIKRFAGFAKRRKRTQQTEQLNST; translated from the exons aTGCGACGGCGGTCTAGAATGAAGACTTTGAAGATTCTCCATCCAATTACTCAag GTCAGATCGTCGCATTCATACTCCTCTATCTTTGTTCGTGCTTTTTGGCTGAACCCGGT TACCTGGACTTTGACAATCTTCCCGAAACAAATTTCACATGTGCTGGAAAAGTAATTGGCGGCTACTATGCGGATTTGGAGACATCGTGCCAGATGTTCCATGTGTGCACAATTGGGCAGCTGGATGAGCCGATGGACATCAAATTCCTCTGTCTCAATGGCACAGTCTTTGATCAGGAGACACGCGTCTGTGAGCGCGTAGATGAGGTGGATTGTTCCAAATCTGAACGCTTCTACTACCTCAATCTCGAGCTGTATGGCAATACGATGGTACCAGTGCCAGAGGAGAGTGCTGATGCTGCTGTTACAACGAGTTCCTCGAGCACAACAACGAGCACAACGTCAACAACCACATCTGCACCACCAGTCACAACAACTACAACAACCACAACACAGAGTCCCGTCACGAGTACCACACGTCGTCCACTGAGCACGTCTAAGCCATCGCATGCACCCTACAAGCCCGCATATACCTACAACAACACTAAGGGACCTGCGCCGTCGGGATTCTCAACAACTCCTGGGGCACAGGTGCACTACCTGTCCAGCACAGCGGCACCCACATTGCCAGCTGCAACGGCAGATGAGGGAGAAGAGGCTGAGGATGACTACGAATATGACGATGACTACTTTGTCACGGATCGTGGGCCTACGGGTTTTGATCCAG GCCCAACAAATCCTCCAAGTGGCCCGAGTCAGGTGAATGCCTTCTCACCGCAGCACTTCATCTTTCAGCAGAAAGAAGAGAAGGCAAAAGGTGGGGGCCAGGGTAAGCCGGCGATCTCATTTCAGCAGCAACAATTTGAGAATGGTGGCTCCTTACATAATTCCCACATAACCGTGACAACGCACACGGCAACGCCGGAAAAGTCACATAAGCAACCCGTTGCGCAGCAGCAATTTCAGCAGAAGGGTGCAACGGCATATGGGAAGAATCGTGCTGTCACGTATACACCGCCACCAAGTATAACAACATCAAGGCCGCAGTACAATCTGTATGGATTGAATACGGCACCGTCTTCCGCACAGCTACCAAAGAGAATACCTCTGTTGCCAACTGCGCAGCACTCCCAGAATAATCCGCCTACGGGTCATGCTGGCTACCAGCAGCATCCTGCCACACCCTTCCGGCTACGTGCCCAGGGATTTCAGCTGCCGGTGGCACAGCCGCGCCCCTTTGAGGGCTACCGTCGTCACATGCCCCAG ATCCCTCTGCACTTACCACCCTTTGAGCAGAGACGCGACCACAAAGAGATTCTGGGCTTCGAGGATGCCGCTGATGCGCTAATAGCACCCGCTGAGCGGAAAGAGCTAAAGCGCTCAGATCCACGCGGTGGCAGCAGCAGTAGCAGCCAAAATGCCACTGTTTCCGTGACGACGTCGTCCACATCGAAGCAGCGCAAGGTGCCACCCACGGCATCGGTGCGGCAGAAGGGACCTTCGGGGCCAGAGACGGCATCTAGTAGTAGTATTAGtagtaatttaaagaaaacccATAGTCAAGCGTACGACAGGGTCCTGCTGACGCCGCAGGATCGCTACATTTCGAGTCTGCCGAAAGTTGTGATCTCTGCCAGTGCTTCCGTAAGCGATGGCAGTGGTAAGAAGCTCAATTACTCAATTGGGAGCAATGTGAAAATACCGCCACCCTCATATGATGATTACCGCGAGGGGGACGTCATACTTGATCCCTTCTTCCTCGATGTGCCCAAAATTAAGCCTAGAATTAAGCGCTTTGCTGGCTTTGCTAAACGAAGGAAACGAACACAACAAACAGAACAACTGAATtccacataa
- the LOC129794758 gene encoding mediator of RNA polymerase II transcription subunit 19 yields MFNYGNMMTDFRKVESSYSPKSSSPRGGRSQDSSGTLKTTISLGKNPSIVHSGPFYLMKEPPSECGVTGATNLMSYNNLEHSYSKYSGKKVKEQLSSFLPNLPGVIDGPGQQDGSSLRSVIDKPPIVGKELLSLTSVQLAGFRLHPGPLPEHYRYLNTAPAKKHKNKHKKHKHKDGVAPQESVVDATGLDTHEKKHKKQKRHEDDKERKKRKKEKKRKKQRHSPEHPGGSIPPQTQIF; encoded by the exons ATGTTTAACTATGGCAACATGATGACGGATTTTCGGAAAGTAGAATCCTCCTACTCACCAAAGTCCTCCTCACCGCGCGGCGGTAGATCCCAGGATTCCTCCGGGACGCTCAAGACGACCATTTCGCTGGGGAAGAACCCCTCAATTGTCCACAGTGGGCCCTTCTACCTCATGAAGGAGCCGCCGAGTGAGTGTGGTGTCACGGGGGCCACGAATCTCATGTCCTACAACAATCTCGAGCATTCATACAGCAAGTACAGCGGGAAGAAGGTCAAGGAGCAACTTTCATCCTTCCTGCCGAATCTTCCGGGGGTCATTGATGGCCCTGGGCAGCAGGATGGCAGCTCACTGCGGAGTGTCATTGATAAGCCCCCAATTGTCGGGAAGGAACTCCTTTCACTCACAAGTGTCCAATTGGCGGGCTTCCGCCTACATCCGGGTCCCCTTCCCGAGCACTACAGATACTTGAACACAGCTCCCGCCAAGAAGCACAAGAACAAACACAAGAAGCACAAGCACAAAGATGGTGTAGCACCACAAGAATCCGTCGTTG ATGCAACTGGACTCGATACTCACGAGAAGAAGCACAAGAAGCAGAAGCGGCATGAGGATGACAAGGAGCGGAAGAAGCgcaaaaaggagaagaaacgCAAAAAACAGCGACACAGTCCGGAACATCCGGGTGGCTCAATCCCCCCTCAGACGCAGATCTTCTAG
- the LOC129795218 gene encoding zinc finger protein 91-like: protein MDVMDIKIEKEEIFLNTVMDEKLPEEQIQFNSNEKPIKVPKKPKENFLIKEAPKDDEECGEIFVNSSHLKHHMVTHSATKNFPCPLCPRTYVREISLKRHIPLHDNISGSLCNLCGKIFTSTQSLKAHHQRHLAEKKFKCAECGRTFSDKQDMRRHIQRIHRSSEQPENLTEKTFRCSICGKIFWNKTLHERHLVTHSETRDVSCPKCPKKFKSKLHLREHMPVHSSQRPYVCDICGLAFRKRTDLRMHRTTHLGKSIKCFYCSIPFKDAERRKKHIQLHHRGLPVDKTDGPVTCTICQEDSKNLDMLQNHINETHPPEDPFSCEICEKNFIEKEALKRHIRNIHDRDLASSEFICPHCQKVFRRKYSLTRHLNVHTARKSQFVCKICGSKHKYEYNLRKHELAHQIREKIKCLHCREIFSERKDLDRHVLVHHMKGISVAAFVTTIEITNETVTAIKREEKSIQEMEIKKEKEDYSPWDASLQSMVVKEEFKLEEPDDPFMEDNKGSIPEASPPETVTFVVKEVDEEENSPDCPSLRKYARLSPVLSVKCPECDKILITQQGLYWHLKNHFKETQKESKSRRKSKKSDNSEQAKKASLNCLEKLDQPKQQSKSEQSVKSEHSGVAEKLEHSIKVEPSEQLDESVRLEKLEQQDSEADPNKDLKYKCKDCGRAFSAVIALTQHLKTHLTKAYTAISCPLCQAVFVRDYDLRRHIKTHSRQKEFPCYICQEVFLYRQSLKNHMKTHQSDEVLIVKRGQDTELFARDSGAEMEIEAEPDNVLVDYSIVKEEYTIQEQESPPDAHSLCPKEEPEQDYIIPEEVVERVKVKEEPEEYPPEEDETIKEEVEDVEEPEVKDKEEEQQKETVQFVIQELRERKHECPVCHKFFFTLGHKNEHLKIHSSERKFQCPNCPMAFPCGSRLKKHSMVHENKDIPCNICEKRFKNLRSLGLHMELHSNTEKIECELCQKMLKTTRSLKEHYLRIHCSETANKIYNCDECGKEFGLKNHLKKHMVTHSQEKNYVCKVCSKRYKHPYDFRRHEETCSLETKDPFICNICGKDFESIRGLVAHRKKHIRVLTGCYYCERKFSYSNNLIDHIKDAHRGLPTKKVGDGFVSCSVCYGIFESLDVLKKHVRIHQNDPQTDPQTELQRQPQAEPQQDPQRESQPELQRQPQEPLLHPQAELQLKPQLELLPQREPQPGLQPELQPEPQPKLQANLQQTSNDVISNQAIRDFSDFLSGFLRGIPDIPFNPEGAATEPKDDE from the exons ATGGACGTGATGGACATAAAGATTGAAAAGGAAGAGATCTTCCTGAACACAGTGATGGATGAGAAGCTTCCGGAAGAGCAGATACAATTCAATTCCAATGA GAAACCCATAAAAGTGCCCAAAAAGCCCAAAGAAAACTTCCTGATAAAAGAAGCCCCAAAAGATGACGAAGAATGTGGTGAGATTTTCGTGAATTCCTCTCACCTGAAGCACCACATGGTCACCCACAGTGCCACAAAGAACTTCCCCTGTCCCTTGTGCCCACGCACTTACGTCAGGGAGATCAGCCTCAAGCGTCACATTCCCCTTCATGACAACATAAGTGGAAGTCTCTGCAATCTCTGTGGGAAAATCTTCACATCAACCCAATCCCTCAAGGCTCATCATCAGCGGCATCTAGCTGAGAAGAAGTTCAAATGTGCTGAGTGTGGAAGGACATTCAGTGATAAGCAGGACATGCGTCGTCACATTCAGCGAATTCACCGCAGCTCAGAGCAGCCGGAAAATCTCACCGAGAAAACCTTCCGGTGCAGCATCTGTGGGAAGATCTTCTGGAATAAGACTCTCCATGAGAGGCATTTGGTGACGCACAGCGAAACGAGGGACGTCTCGTGCCCAAAATGCCCGAAGAAGTTCAAAAGTAAACTCCATCTGAGGGAGCACATGCCCGTGCACAGCTCACAGAGACCCTACGTGTGTGACATCTGCGGTCTGGCGTTCAGGAAGAGGACAGACTTGAGGATGCACCGAACAACGCATCTGGGGAAGAGCAT CAAATGCTTCTACTGCAGTATCCCCTTCAAAGATGCTGAAAGACGAAAGAAGCACATTCAGCTGCATCATCGGGGACTTCCGGTGGACAAAACAG ATGGTCCAGTTACCTGCACGATTTGCCAGGAAGACTCTAAAAATCTCGACATGCTCCAGAATCACATTAATGAAACTCATCCACCGGAAGATCCCTTTAGCTGTGAGATTTGTGagaagaatttcattgagaagGAAGCCCTCAAGAGGCACATCCGCAACATTCACGACAGAGATCTGGCCAGCAGTGAATTTATTTGCCCTCACTGCCAGAAAGTTTTTAGGCGGAAGTACTCCCTCACGCGACATCTCAATGTCCACACAGCACGGAAGTCGCAGTTTGTGTGCAAAATATGCGGATCGAAGCATAAGTATGAATACAATTTGCGGAAGCATGAGCTTGCGCATCAGATCAGGGAGAAGATTAAGTGCCTACACTGCAGGGAGATCTTCAGTGAGAGGAAGGACCTGGATAGGCACGTTCTGGTGCATCACATGAAAGGAATCTCCGTTGCTGCCTTTGTGACAACCATTGAGATTACAAATGAGACTGTTACTGCAATAAAGAGGGAAGAA AAAAGTATCCAGGAAATGGAGATTAAGAAGGAGAAGGAGGATTATAGTCCCTGGGATGCTTCCCTGCAGTCTATGGTTGTTAAAGAGGAATTTAAGCTCGAAGAACCCGATGATCCCTTCATGGAAGACAATAAAGG ATCCATCCCCGAGGCTTCTCCTCCGGAAACCGTCACATTTGTAGTGAAGGAAgtagatgaagaagaaaactccCCAGATTGTCCGTCACTGAGAAAGTACGCCAGGCTATCTCCAGTTCTGAGTGTTAAATGTCCTGAGTGTGACAAGATTCTCATTACACAACAAGGTCTTTACTGGCACTTAAAGAATCACTTTAAGGAAACTCAAAAAGAGTCCAAATCTCgaaggaaaagtaaaaaatccGATAACTCTGAGCAGGCGAAGAAGGCCAGTTTGAACTGTTTAGAGAAGTTAGATCAGCCAAAGCAACAAAGTAAGTCGGAGCAGTCAGTTAAGTCAGAACATTCAGGGGTGGCGGAGAAGTTGGAGCACTCAATTAAGGTAGAGCCGTCAGAGCAGTTAGATGAGTCAGTCAGGTTAGAAAAGTTAGAGCAGCAGGACAGTGAAGCGGATCCCAACAAGGATCTCAAGTATAAATGCAAGGATTGCGGCAGAGCTTTCAGTGCTGTAATCGCTCTAACGCAGCACCTGAAGACTCATCTAACCAAAGCCTACACTGCAATCTCATGCCCTTTGTGCCAGGCTGTCTTTGTACGGGACTACGACCTAAGGCGTCACATAAAGACTCATTCCAGACAAAAAGAGTTTCCTTGCTACATTTGTCAGGAAGTCTTTCTCTACAGGCAGAGTCTCAAAAATCACATGAAAACTCATCAATCTGATGAAGTTTTGATAGTTAAGAGGGGACAGGAt ACTGAACTCTTCGCGAGAGATTCTGGGGCTGAAATGGAAATTGAGGCTGAACCGGATAACGTATTAGTTGACTATTCAATTGTAAAGGAAGAATACACCATCCAGGAACAGGAATCTCCTCCTGATGCTCATTCATTGTGCCCAAAAGAAGA GCCAGAGCAGGATTACATTATCCCGGAAGAGGTGGTGGAAAGAGTGAAAGTTAAAGAGGAGCCAGAGGA gtaTCCTCCGGAAGAAGatgaaacaataaaagagGAAGTGGAGGATGTTGAAGAACCTGAAGTGAAGgacaaagaagaagaacaacAAAAGGAAACAGTTCAGTTTGTGATCCAAGAACTCCGGGAGAGGAAGCATGAATGCCCTGTTTGtcacaaattcttcttcactcTGGGTCACAAGAATGAACAtctcaaaattcattcaagCGAGAGGAAGTTTCAATGCCCCAACTGCCCAATGGCCTTCCCATGTGGGAGTCGGCTGAAGAAACATTCAATGGTTCACGAGAATAAGGACATTCCGTGCAATATTTGTGAGAAACGCTTCAAGAATCTCCGATCTCTGGGCCTACACATGGAACTTCACAGCAATACGGAGAAGATTGAATGTGAGCTGTGCCAGAAGATGCTGAAGACGACGCGTAGTCTCAAGGAGCACTACCTCCGTATTCATTGCAG TGAAACAGCCAATAAGATCTACAACTGCGACGAATGCGGGAAGGAATTTGGGCTGAAGAATCATCTGAAGAAGCACATGGTTACGCACAGTCAGGAGAAGAATTATGTCTGCAAAGTTTGCTCAAAGCGCTACAAGCATCCCTATGATTTCCGGAGGCACGAGGAGACCTGCAGTTTAGAGACAAAAGATCCCTTCATCTGCAACATCTGCGGCAAGGATTTCGAGAGTATTAGAGGACTCGTGGCGCACAGGAAGAAGCACATAAGAGTCCTCACGGGATGCTACTACTGCGAAAGGAAATTCTCCTATTCCAATAATCTCATTGATCACATAAAAGACGCCCACAGGGGACTTCCCACTAAAAAAGTTGGAG atggTTTTGTTTCCTGTTCAGTTTGCTACGGGATTTTTGAGAGTCTAGATGTCCTCAAAAAGCACGTAAGGATACACCAAAATGATCCGCAAACAGACCCACAGACAGAACTTCAAAGGCAGCCACAAGCAGAACCTCAGCAAGACCCTCAAAGAGAGTCTCAACCAGAACTTCAAAGACAGCCTCAAGAACCTCTATTACATCCACAGGCAGAGCTTCAATTAAAGCCTCAACTAGAACTTCTACCTCAAAGAGAGCCTCAACCAGGACTTCAACCAGAACTTCAACCGGAACCTCAACCGAAGCTTCAAGCAAACCTTCAGCAAACTTCCAATGATGTAATCAGCAACCAAGCAATTCGAGATTTTTCTGACTTTCTCTCTGGCTTTTTGAGGGGCATTCCTGACATTCCTTTTAATCCCGAAGGAGCAGCAACAGAGCCAAAGGATGACGAAtag